The Phaseolus vulgaris cultivar G19833 chromosome 5, P. vulgaris v2.0, whole genome shotgun sequence genomic interval TCCGCTtggttgttactggctttgaaggaaaaacgtagggcctgctcaatcaacaACCTATTTGGTCCTTCCAGAATGACATCAGCCACACTACCCTCCAGGTTGGAGGACCCGTCTACGGAGAGGACCCATCTAAAACCTATTTCCTCCTGGTGTGTGGCTGCCGAGGAAAGCTCTACTACGAAGTCAGCATAAACTTGGTCTTTGATAGGTCCTCTTGGTTCGTATTGCACATCGAACTCTGATAGCATAATCGCCCAACGCACCATTCGACTTGCCATATCGGGCTTTTGTAAGACCTTGCGAATTGGGAGGTCTGACATCACGATTATGGTGAAACTCAGgaagtagtggcggagccttCGTGCTGAAAACACTACCGCCAGGGCAGCCCTTTCTATGGACTGGTATCTCACCTTAGGCCCTTACAAAACTTTGTTGACAAAATATATTGGCTTCTGCACATAGTCTTGCTCCTAGACGAGGACCGAACTGATCGCCCGATCTGTGATGGCGAAGTACAAGCGGAGTGGGGTACCTAGCTGTGGCTTGCACAGTACTGGGGGACTGGCTAGGTATTCCTTCAATTTGAGAAATGCCTCTTCACATTCCTTGGTCCAAacgaacctgttgttcctcttcaaacactggaaataggggtgcCCCTTATCCCCTCTTGCCGATACAAATCGGGACAAAGCGGCCATGCGCCCTATCAACTATTGTACTTCTTTTACTGAGATTGGACTCCTCATGGCTATAATCGCaacgcacttctcggggttcgccTTTATCCCATGCTCAGTGAGTAGGAACCCTAAGAACTTTCTTGCCTCTAccccaaacacacatttttcaGGTTTTAACTTCAATCTGTACATAGCtattgtggtgaatagctcttccaagtctgccacGTGCTAGTCCTTTAtctgggaggtgaccaccatgtcgtccacgtatGCCTGGACGTTTCGCCCTATCATGGGAGCGAGTACTCTGTCCATCAATATTTGATATGTTGCACCTGCGTTCTTGAGCCCAAAAGGCATTGCCTTATAACAGTAACAGGAGAGCTCCGTCATGAACGTCGTTTTGCActcgtccctgggatgcatctGGATCTGGTTATACACAGAGAAAGCATCGAGGAAGCTAAGGAGTCTGCATCCTGACGTGCTTTCTACCAGGGCGTCAATGCTAGGCAACGATAAAAGTCCTTTAGGCAGGTTTTGTTcaagtctgtgaagtcgacgcacatcttCCACTTCACGCTGGCCTTCTTGACCAACACCACATTCGCCAACCACTctgggtattgaatctccctgatgtggccagtgCTCAGCAGCTTCTGGGTCTCTTCCCTGATGACCTGGTGCCTCTCatcgttaaactttctcctcctCTGACGGACAGGTTGGACCTAAGGGTCCATAGTGAGACAATGACACAAGAAATAGGGGTCAATGTCAGGCATGTttgaggcagaccatgcgaaggcatctaGGTGTCGTGCTATGACCTCGGAAATCTGGTCATGTGCTTCTTGGGCTAAGGATTTGCCAAGCTTGAACTTCTtacccccgatctccctctccagCACTTCTTCTGCGGGCTCGAGCCGTCTTTTTCGGGCGATCTCGACAGAGGTGACCCCTTCTTCCCTTGGTGGTTGGGTGGTGACAACGTACACTCCTCTCTTTGTTTAGAGGTTGTTCTCGTAGCACTTGTTGGCCTCCTTCTAATCAGACTTGATAGTGATCATCGCTCCCTCAAGGGAAGGCAACTTaatcttcatatgcctcgtaGAGGCTATTGCTCCAATCCTGTTCAAAGCAGGCTTGCCTAAAAGTATGATATAGGCTGAGGGAGTATTAACAACAAGATACCTTATGTTAACAGTGCAGGAAGTTGTGTCGTTAGTGAAGGTCGTCCTTGGCTCTACGTGTCCACACCCTTGTACCTGGTCTCTAACGAAACTGTACAAAGAGCCATCGTAAGGTCTCAACTAGTCAGGAGACAGATGTAGTTTattgaaggtcgaccagaacattacatcggccgagcttccctggtcgacaaggACACGGTGTACCTTTCTTCCCACTGTCACCACTGAGACACCACTGGGTATTGTCATGTGGGATCACATTCTAcaggtcggccttggtgaagacgaggtcgGGCTCGGGGGTCTGGTCTGACTCCTAGGCTTCTACTGTCATCACCTCTCTGCCATATTTCTTGTGCTGGGAGGCGGTGTGATGAGAATCAAGTAAaggaggattttattaatgaaggaagaggccattcaccatcacacttgaagttcttccttctagtcttctcaaaattaaaagaagacataaaataaagagaggcccaagcccaaagcccaagcccaagcccaagtccatcctataaagggcaaggccaagtattaaataataaagaatattgttgaaggtgcttagagggaaacattagaaacctctattgttaaagcatcttttagtctttagttaggagtcttagggggggtgtgttagtagataggtgtaggagtaaataaggaggtgccaaaatgagagaagggatcacaccttcctcatgctttgttttaggcgcaaattctagaagctttttgggagggagtttttgaatttgtgtagcttatatttcagcaccttaggctataaatagaggtgctctctttgtatttttcagattggaattaatctaagaaaactatactcaaattttgagtgatcattggagagcttttgagccttcttctctagtcttatcttgatggatccatggagtcctcaagtggcggcagcactctcatctaggagcattccacacttctagtggcgagatcatccatcatccttccatcttcatgagcaattcttctctccttcctttcttctttgttaattctttgttctagtttgttgtcttgttgtttggttcggcttttctgtttttccagtACCTATTTGctgttcttgcctttttaatttcactttgttcggttcaaatgaGTTCTTATGCAATTTTGTTTGGTGCTTCttagttttacctctttttgttggttcaatttgacaatatgtggaacatccaaatgagtttgggatttggtactagtttttggtgagttcttgtcttagaacaatgatccaactctaagaaaagtgcctctataatgtccaactcaaggtgattcctaagaatgtcaagaatcattctctatatggctagtggaatcacatcacggTGCATCCTCTTCATGAGAATCCTCCAGAGATTGTGTTGATCTCCCCGTGGATGGGCACCTCTTGATGGCATtccctatgagctcttcttggatttttgttgatgatggtgcggaagcttaatggatgagagtggaacaaggtcctcctaagaggtgtggtgaccttgaagatGCATGAGAGGTAGTGAAggttggagtggttcggccatctcCATTTGAGGGTGTAGGGTGAAGACTAAAAAcctaattctagagagaatttggcaagggagtaatttgaatggcacttgggcagcatttcattactcaaaatagtcttgaaaatacaaggtgtaggctcctccttttataggctaaggaggaccataatgcaaccctaatgctaatcaaaatgaaatgcaaatttacatcacatggagcacatgaagCACATGGCCGTCCATGTGGAAAATCCTTCTAGAatgtgaccaaatctttagcaaatctaggtcaagtctcatggaatcaagtttatgctatttgcaccacaactaatactaagctatccttaatgggccttcatgtagcatatacaagTTGCTTTCTCTCCCATCCATAGCTTGGCCCAAGTCTAACATCCgtagcttggtcatggacctagtaataggtcctagacgctctaCCCTTCCTTTTAGACGTTCTCCCTttagacgctctccaccttgtgctagacgctcttcactttggcctagacgctccttcctttggcctagacgctcttggtttggctttggatgcgcatgtcttggctcttgtctttttatatgaggttgtgcttggccctcttccatcacctCTTGCCCCTGATCTCCTACTAGGGCTGCTGACGTCGAAGCCCCTTGCGGTTCTTGTAGGTAttccttcaggaaaccattcCTCACCAGTTTATCTAACTGGAACCCTAACGCCAAACAGTTGCGCAGGCTGTGGCCAAAGgtttggtggaactcgcaccaagtgTCTTTGTTGGGCCCTAGCCTCTTGTCGGTCTTCGGTGGAGACTTTAGTTTGTTTGCCACATTAGGGATCGCCTTCTTTGGTTCATGCCCTAGTCTGAGGCTTCCTTGTCTCATACGGTTGCTGCTTTCCCGGGGCTTTCTTCTTTGTCGTGGCCTCGTGTACCCTCATGGGCTAAGGACGACCAGTTCCCCGAGGTCGGGCAGGGTCGACACTTCCCCGCTTTTCAGACAACTCTTCTTCTGCGGCGATGAGGGCTACTGCTCTGCGACGGATCTTACTAAACGTCTTAGGGCGACACCTTATCAAGGAATCACTAAAAGGTCCTAACAAGATCCCGCGCCTGAAGGCGTGCACCACCATGGCTTTGTCTGTATTGTGCAGCTTCACCACTAGTGCCCCAAATCGGTTCAGGAAATCTTTCAAGggctctccctggtactgcttcacatcaaagaGATCAAAAGAAACAGGAGGGGAGCCTGGTTGACAATGAATTGCTCCTTGAACAGGTTCAAAAACTGGTCAAACGAGGTGATGTGTCCATTAggaaggctaatgaaccagtccaatGTTGTGTTTGAGAACGTcctcatgaacagcttgcagTGCATAGCGTCCGTCCCTCCTGAGatcatcatctgggtgtggaaggCCGTGATGTGGGCCTCCGAGTCCTTAACACCACTGAAGGCGATTTTTGGAACCATGAAACTAGACGGTACTACCGTATCCATGATTGCCTGGGAAAAAGGCATGGGGCGAGCCCTAACAGTAATGGGTGGGTTTGGCTCATCATTGGCGCACTCCCCCATGCGTTGCAAGTCTCTGCGCAATTCCTCATTGGCATGGAACAGTTCTTCATCGTTTGCTTGCGACGCGGCTAAATCGACCTGGAATCACTCCTAACTGGCTTCTTGTTCAGCCTGAACTTCAGCTAGAATCCTGTCTTGGTTGGCTTTGGACACCGCCACTACATATTGGAAGGCGCGAATGGTCTCCATaagttgttgcatggtgacgTTGTCCCCTCCTTCTAGTGAGATGCACCTTGTCTCGTATTCCTCATGTTGCTGGATGGCTCTCAACACGATTGTGAGtgggacctagttttatcgggctccacggtgggcgccaaatgttcttgccggttgacttagtcggcgttgacttcaaaggcagatggtggctcctcctatttcTGGTGGTTTCTGCTCTCTCCTTGGGACTGAGAGTGGCttcgttgaaacagagggggccctacctgttgattgcactccgacaatcaagtcagtactgggctaagaaacaataagcatgtaaagtagtttcagtcttagaaacgacgtacctttctagggttcttaccaccctttatataggttgtatctaggtcaactccctgtcccacgaggatctttccttaagtggaattagggttactaGCGAGGCATCCTGTGACACGTTGCACAAGCTTAGCGCAGCCGCTGCATAGGACTTTCCTCTTCTGGAGTGCAAAATCTTAACAGTATGACCACgaaggtaccaactcatgcatcAGCGCTGCAGGGCCATATgttctatgggtgccctaattattcacgtgtcatgcatgcagtctttccctggaaaccctaacccttatgggccttagcgcctctaGAGAACACTTACTTGTGCTATACCTGAACATACTATATACACCTCATGCATGAACCCGTGAAATAGGTCTTTCTTATGTCTGGTTGATAGCTCATTATTATTCCTGGAACCCATTTACGTGGCCCATTAATGCGACCAGaccaccgatgtccgatgtcaTCATCTAACGCCGATGTCTGATGTCGATGTTTAAGGTCTGGCTagtacaaatttatacaataagtttgagtttttagaaaattaatatattttcccttttaaaattgtgttagaactatACTAGAATTATCataaatttaacaattttttttgaattggacactgcacggatacgtgtcctacgagtgtcggtgtccgatacaTGTATCCAACaccgacacgccatttaagaggagtgtccgaACTTCATAGGTTACCAACTTTGTGAGGTGAGAAAAACAAGTATATAATTTattgatagaaaaaataaatttactaaattattataaaattgaaatgaattttaaaattagagttAAGTAAGTGGATGAGTTCATATCAGTATTTTCAAGAACTTATTCGTACAAACTACATTCTTTACTGTAAATTTCGCaccttaataaatttaatttatactcATAAAGATGTATTAAGATTTCTTAACATCCATTTActtatcaattatttatttaatattaaataatcaaTAAAAGGAAAGATTAAATTTTGGATTAAATTGAACTTATTATGAGTTGTGGATAGTTCATGAAGTTCTCAAATAAAACCTGTTTAATCTGGGCGTATACGGATGGAGAATAAAATAatctacaataaaaaaattattaaaaaaatcaaatccgTATCCAAGTGATTTGGACGTTACACAAGTGGTTCGTGGATTTTTACCCAAGTATATCTAAAACTGATTTgacattaaaatatataattattttcaaaaaaaaatattatacgtCAGATTAAGTGAATCAAATTAgactattatttaaattatatcaataaatatcctattttaaagtattttttttaaattttacaatgtAGTTATTTAAGAATAATTTGCCTTTTacaaactaaattaaaataataatttagtttaacttttttttaaaacattttgttattaaatttaGTTCAGTAccaattaatttagttttttttaaaacaccTAATGCTATTTCCATCAATTTTCTAGACATTTCAAGAAAAGATTACTAAGCGGCTATGACAAGCactatttgagaaaaaaaaaaaaaacatatattcatACTTTGCTTCAATCAATGAGGTACAGAAATAGATACCACGAGGTTAAGACTATTTCTTCTTGCAGATTGATATGTTTTTTCTctgaaaatatctttttattttttttcaccttCATATTTTGGATGGTATAATATGAAAGTTAATCTGGGATTTGGAAATAgtttacaaattatataatcaagattatgtttttaaaaaaatgatattttaaattatataatctcaGATTTAAGAGTAGCTTTCGGATTATATCTAAACACAGATTCGAAAAAAGTTTTCGAAAGTTAATTTAGACtgctggattatgtaattcaaaaataaatcatatatcTAAAAAAGgcttatgaattatataatctaaaagttAATTACGAATTTGGtaaaagactttcagattacgtaatccgaaatatttatggaggtgagagaagaacaTACCTGCAGGTGCAGTGCTGGAAGAAACAATACGAGATTAATTAGTCAAAATTTAATagaacaaatatataaaataataatgtaaacttttattggtaaatatatataaaaaaaaaggtgagTGGCGTTTagcaattttatataattttgtttgaataaaTATTTTGGAGACTCTATaatgtttttacttttttttggtTTTGCAATGTAGCATgaagaaaacattaaaaaaaatataaataataaaatattagtgaTAAATAGAGttgtccattttttttttcttgtgagGTTTaagtatgtaaaaaaaaatcattcccaTATAAACAGAGTAAAAATAAGATATGAATTATGCCCCTTCACATAAATAttgttatatattatatgtattatttatGTCAAATCTTACAATGTTAAGCATCTCTAAAACATTGGGGATATCTCAAAAGATAATTCATTACCTTTAAAAAGAGATATATCTTGAGTTtatctaataaaataatttacatttatCTTTCTACGAAAATGTTTATTAAATTATGTGCAGTTCCAACTTCTTAATTactataaaattttgtaaatataatttttattataggtCTTGTAATCTAACGGTAAATTATTAGACAAAATTatccaagaaaaaataaataaatagtataaAAGTTAAATGTAATTTAATGTAAAAGAGCGATTAATTGATTctaataataatcatattagAATTACTTTTCATCTTTATCATTCATTTACTAATAACTCTAAAAAGTAATTACCTTatctattaaattataaaaccaaaaataaagatgaggaTAGTAGATTAGCTTAATTTAGTAACATGTATAACTGAAAGTGTGCAGCAGAAATCTTCCAATTGAAGGAAGATTCAGTTAGATATGATTGAACAGCATataccttaaaaaaaattacccaCATGCAGAGGAATGAGATAAAAAGAAGCACCCAAAAATGACTGATGTCAATAAAAAAGGACAATTCTGTTGGAATTTCCACACAATGTTAGGTTGCAATCTGTGGAGTTCTTTCAGTGGCAAACCAAGCCAATCCATACAATGTATGCTGATGTTTCCAATAATAAGGTTTAACAACAAGTACAATGATGTATGGGTTGCAAATCCACCCCACACCTAACTAAACATGTATATTACTGGAGAACTATAAAATGAAAAGGGAAAgtcatcaaaataaataaataaaagaaagcaACTGCTTGCACTCACCTCACTTACCTTCTCTAACATATCTACTGAACAAAACCAACAGAAGTCAATGTTCACATAATCACATTCAATTGCTGACATTCCTATTTCTCACTTCATCTGCCAAAAGGTAAAGAATCGTGTCTTAAGATGGGCAGAAAAATATCttaaagattttcatttttctgCATTGACAATGTAAAAGGGTTTTTACACTGTTAAGCGTCAACAGATATCAAGGATAAGTTTTCAGATAATTATGCAGAAGTTAATAGAGTTGCCATCTATGATAATTTCTGATTAATTAACCGTGTGAGTTCAACAGCATTAGCATTAAAGCAATTCAATTTATGGTCAAATACCTCGTCTTTGAGTTACCAAGTGTGAGTTCAAGATCATCTGATCCAAATTCCTCATGAATCCTTTCTCCTTCCCATGGCTTCACAAGCCCCAGCATGTTGCTTCCAAATGCAAATTCATCTGAAACAGCTTCAGACATTGGAATGTCAGCATTGTGATCAGTGCCTGGTGCAATAGCAGGAGAGCATGTTCCACTGTGAGCAGGAGTCCACATTCTCGAACCACTGCCAACCAAACCATCTTCCTTGAAGGCAAAAGGGTTTGATGAGATCAAGCTGAATGTTGGTGAGGTTGGATTAACATGAGGAAGTTTGATCCCAGCAAACCATTCAGGGTCAACAACTTGGCGGCCGGGGCTTGGAGGACTAGAAGATGGCAGGAATGAGTAGTGCTGCTGTCTGGTCCACCCTGGTCGCACAGACTGATCCTCCCACTCGGCATTGATTCGTGGTGTTCTAGCGGTTGGAGAGCTCAGAGGAGGTGTGACAGGAGCACTGATGGAGCCACTATGGAGGTAGAGATGGGGAAGTTTGGGAGATGATGCAGAAGATGAAGCAGTGGAGAGGTTTTTGAGCCATGGAATGAGAGAATTGCCATCGGCATTAGGAATATTGGTGTACGGGGATGAGGATGGACTAGGGAAGGAAGATGAGCCAGGGCTTGGATTGTAGGAAGCACATGGACTTGGATGGTAAGATGAGCAAGGGCTTGCTGCTGATGATCCACCAACTATGTCCATGCGCTCTAAAGGCTTGCATCCCTAATTGTACAAAAAAAATTCCATTAATTGATCATAACGTGTAGCATTTGGGAACCTACCATGTAGTGCAGATGTACACAGGTAGGATTTGCATGACCACAAAACTTTCAAATACAACAATTGAACAGTTAATCAGGCATCAAAAACCACATGAGGAGGCAACAACTACATGATAAATGCTAATAAGACACTCTATTGATTAAGGATTTGTTTTGATAAAACTTTTCCATAAACActttcaagaaacaaaaatccaATTAACTTTAGTTTATGTATGTACTAAAAATATGATGTCACTGTCAACCTATTTCAAGCTAATGTAAGTAAAAAGGGTGAAAGTCACAACACCAAATGTGATTATGAGATGATGAAAGTGTGTGTTATTAGGTGATTGTATTGCATGCAAACAAATATTAGACAGTGTGCTAAAACAATTAGTGAATGTTTCCAAATTTTATATGACAAGAAAAAGAACTCGCTAACAAAAGTGAAACATAGCAGATAGAGTTATTATCAGaatcatataatatattataagcATGCATAGATCTGAACATGTTTGTTTGAAGgaggagaaagaaaaagaaagaacagTGACATTGACACAAAAGAAGGGTAAATGATGAGGCAAAAGACACTCCCAAATGGAATCCTACGTGGCCACGCTGTCTGAAAAAGTCAAAAAGCTAATG includes:
- the LOC137835229 gene encoding BES1/BZR1 homolog protein 4, which produces MTSGTRLPTWKERENNKRRERRRRAIAAKIFAGLRMYGNFKLPKHCDNNEVLKALCNEAGWTVEPDGTTYRKGCKPLERMDIVGGSSAASPCSSYHPSPCASYNPSPGSSSFPSPSSSPYTNIPNADGNSLIPWLKNLSTASSSASSPKLPHLYLHSGSISAPVTPPLSSPTARTPRINAEWEDQSVRPGWTRQQHYSFLPSSSPPSPGRQVVDPEWFAGIKLPHVNPTSPTFSLISSNPFAFKEDGLVGSGSRMWTPAHSGTCSPAIAPGTDHNADIPMSEAVSDEFAFGSNMLGLVKPWEGERIHEEFGSDDLELTLGNSKTR